One segment of Choristoneura fumiferana chromosome 26, NRCan_CFum_1, whole genome shotgun sequence DNA contains the following:
- the LOC141442685 gene encoding uncharacterized protein, translating to MMEQRPSPSIYPANLTELLAVSYQHNTERLSIADGFGESFAEPNDRSSSPVSTIEEDSQSAFGVDLTGKATNLAGKSFTIAAILGLTNAEEDAMNLSVQERLQSQRQLQSYLYAGHDIQRLNDGFCRGMVPPGMRQDSPRPEPRPAQSRAPRHSISCTTSSGRSKRIRTIFTPEQLERLEAEFERQQYMVGPERLYLAHALQLTEAQVKVWFQNRRIKWRKHHLEVTQQRLAVLQRHRPEGDED from the exons atgatGGAGCAACGTCCGTCGCCGTCGATTTACCCGGCCAATTTGACCGAGTTACTAGCCGTTTCATACCAACACAACACTGAAAGACTTTCAATAGCCGACGGATTCGGCGAAAGTTTCGCCGAGCCGAATGACCGTTCATCCTCTCCCGTATCTACTATAGAAGAGGACAGTCAGTCAGCGTTTGGCGTTGACTTGACGGGGAAGGCGACGAATTTAGCGGGAAAGTCTTTTACGATAGCGGCCATCTTGGGTTTGACGAATGCTGAAGAGGATGCTATGAACTTGAGTGTGCAGGAGCGATTGCAGAGTCAGCGGCAATTGCAGAGTTACCTGTATGCAGGGCACGATATACAGAGGCTGAACGACGGGTTCTGCAGAGGCATGGTACCGCCAGGCATGCGACAAG ACAGCCCGCGCCCGGAGCCCCGGCCGGCGCAGTCCCGAGCGCCGCGGCACTCCATCTCCTGCACCACCAG TTCAGGTCGCAGCAAACGTATCCGGACAATCTTCACGCCGGAGCAGCTGGAGCGGCTAGAAGCAGAGTTCGAGCGGCAGCAGTATATGGTGGGGCCAGAGAGACTGTACTTGGCGCACGCATTGCAGCTCACTGAAGCACAG GTGAAGGTCTGGTTCCAGAACAGACGCATCAAATGGCGCAAGCACCACCTGGAAGTGACGCAGCAGCGGCTGGCCGTGCTGCAGCGGCACCGGCCCGAAGGAGACGAGGACTAG